The following coding sequences are from one Rhodobiaceae bacterium window:
- the ptsI gene encoding phosphoenolpyruvate-protein phosphotransferase: MPGTQGPRVLLRRLREAMAEVSESQARLDQVAHLIAQNMVAEVCSIYLMQSGAELELYATEGLKPSAVHKTRLKVGTGLVGDIAAHARPLNLSDAQAHPNFAYRPETGEEIYKSLMGVPILRSGRVAGVLVVQNRTMRHYSEEEVEALETIAMVLAELAAASDLIAFDDDGQDAAAQQPHYIEGAALSSGLALGHAVLHEPRVHVTRLIAENVEVESERLEKAVYELRSSIDKMLTTSDLSHAGEHREVLQAYRMFANDRGWLKRMLEAVKTGLTAEAAVERVQNDTRARMMRQTDPYLRDRLHDLDDLANRLLRHLTGVALSSASGDLPEDAIIIARNMGPAELLDYDKDRLRGLVLEEGSANAHVAIVARALGIAAIGRAQGIPDRVEDGDAVIVDGDTGELYVRPSQDIVDAYSEKARFRARRQAQYKAIRHEPSVTLDGVKVALNVNAGLMVDLPHLEESGADGIGLFRTELQFMIASKLPSQREQVELYSDVMESAGDLPVVFRTLDIGGDKMLPYMQQAEEENPALGWRAIRIALDRPALLRHQVRALLSAAVGRDLRIMFPMVADVSEYERARALVDKELARLDQHGREKPRSVAVGTMLEVPALFWQMEALLPKVDFVSIGSNDLIQFLFASDRGNPRVANRYDLLSPGALNFLRQVVLICARHDVPLSLCGEMAGHPLEAMALLGLGLRTISMSPAAIGPVKMMVRSLNVADLEGFMEGLYSLPDASVRDALRDYADTQGIAI; encoded by the coding sequence ATGCCCGGGACGCAAGGCCCGCGCGTTCTCCTGCGCCGTTTGCGTGAAGCAATGGCGGAGGTGAGCGAGTCGCAAGCGCGCCTTGATCAGGTTGCGCACCTGATCGCGCAAAACATGGTCGCCGAAGTGTGTTCGATCTACTTGATGCAGTCGGGCGCCGAGCTTGAGCTCTATGCGACAGAAGGTCTGAAACCCTCTGCAGTTCACAAGACCCGTCTGAAAGTCGGTACGGGCCTTGTCGGCGACATTGCTGCGCATGCGCGGCCTCTTAATCTCTCGGATGCACAAGCCCATCCAAATTTTGCCTATCGACCTGAAACAGGCGAAGAAATCTACAAATCCCTTATGGGTGTTCCTATTCTTCGATCCGGACGGGTTGCCGGTGTGCTTGTGGTCCAGAACCGGACCATGCGGCATTATTCGGAAGAGGAAGTCGAAGCGCTTGAAACCATCGCAATGGTTTTGGCTGAGCTTGCGGCGGCTTCTGATCTGATTGCCTTTGACGATGATGGTCAGGACGCAGCTGCCCAGCAGCCGCACTATATTGAAGGCGCGGCTCTCTCTAGCGGTCTTGCGCTTGGTCATGCAGTTCTCCACGAGCCGCGAGTCCATGTGACGCGGTTGATTGCGGAGAATGTGGAAGTCGAATCCGAGCGGCTTGAAAAAGCCGTCTATGAGTTGCGGTCCTCCATCGACAAGATGCTGACCACATCAGACCTCAGTCATGCGGGCGAGCACCGTGAGGTGCTCCAGGCCTATCGCATGTTTGCCAATGATCGGGGTTGGTTGAAACGCATGCTGGAGGCGGTGAAGACGGGCCTCACGGCAGAGGCGGCCGTTGAGCGCGTGCAAAACGATACGCGCGCGCGGATGATGCGTCAGACTGATCCCTATTTGCGAGATCGGCTGCACGACCTGGACGATCTTGCAAACCGTCTTCTGCGTCATCTGACAGGTGTGGCTCTTTCGTCTGCCAGCGGCGATCTTCCCGAAGATGCCATCATCATTGCACGTAATATGGGTCCAGCTGAGCTGCTTGATTATGACAAGGATCGGCTGCGCGGTCTGGTTCTCGAAGAAGGCTCCGCCAATGCTCACGTTGCTATTGTGGCGCGCGCACTTGGCATCGCGGCTATCGGGCGTGCGCAAGGCATTCCTGACCGGGTTGAGGATGGCGATGCCGTCATTGTTGATGGGGATACGGGCGAGCTTTATGTCCGGCCGAGCCAGGATATTGTCGATGCCTATTCTGAGAAAGCGCGTTTCCGCGCGCGGCGCCAGGCGCAATATAAGGCTATACGCCATGAACCGTCGGTCACGCTGGATGGTGTGAAGGTCGCCCTCAATGTGAATGCCGGTCTCATGGTCGACCTTCCGCATTTGGAAGAGAGTGGTGCAGACGGGATCGGGCTCTTCCGCACCGAGCTTCAGTTTATGATCGCCTCAAAGCTACCCAGCCAACGGGAGCAGGTGGAGCTCTACAGTGATGTGATGGAGAGCGCTGGCGATCTGCCGGTCGTCTTTCGGACGCTGGATATTGGCGGCGACAAGATGCTTCCCTACATGCAGCAGGCGGAAGAGGAAAATCCGGCGCTCGGGTGGCGTGCCATCCGTATCGCGCTCGACCGCCCGGCGCTTTTACGACATCAGGTCAGGGCCTTGCTTTCGGCGGCTGTCGGACGCGACTTACGGATCATGTTCCCCATGGTCGCCGACGTTTCTGAATATGAGCGTGCCCGGGCGCTGGTGGACAAAGAGCTGGCACGTCTCGATCAGCATGGTCGCGAAAAGCCGCGCTCCGTTGCTGTGGGGACGATGCTGGAAGTTCCCGCTCTGTTCTGGCAGATGGAGGCTTTGCTTCCTAAAGTGGATTTCGTGTCCATTGGCAGCAATGACCTGATCCAGTTTCTGTTCGCCAGTGATCGCGGGAATCCGCGGGTTGCGAACCGCTACGACCTTCTGAGCCCCGGAGCCCTCAATTTCTTGCGTCAGGTGGTGCTGATCTGCGCCCGCCATGATGTTCCGCTGTCGCTTTGTGGTGAAATGGCTGGACATCCGCTCGAGGCGATGGCGCTGCTGGGTCTCGGGCTTCGAACCATCTCTATGTCTCCGGCGGCCATTGGGCCGGTGAAGATGATGGTTCGGTCTCTCAATGTGGCGGATCTTGAAGGTTTCATGGAAGGTCTTTACAGCCTTCCCGATGCAAGTGTCAGAGATGCTCTTCGCGACTATGCTGATACTCAAGGAATTGCAATTTAA
- a CDS encoding aspartate kinase yields the protein MARLVMKFGGTSVADLDRIRNVATHVKREVEAGHQVAVVVSAMAGTTNQLVTWTKEAAALHDAREYDAVVSAGEQISVGLLAITLQEMGVSARSWLGWQIPILTDDAHGAARIADIDAAKLGERIDQGQVAVIAGFQGISPDGRIATLGRGGSDTSAVAVAAALNAERCDIYTDVDGVYTTDPRIVSKAKKLDKISYEEMLEMASLGAKVLQTRSVELAMVHNVRLQVRSSFDAPDSPQGTGSGSSYVGPGTLVCGEEEIVEQEVVSGIAYTKDEAKITLIKVADQPGVAARIFGPLADAAINVDMIVQNVSEDGERTDLTFTVPVADLERAVSVIEAACDTIGYEQILSDTDVVKVSVIGIGMRSHAGVAQKMFQTLADKGINLQVISTSEIKVSVLISAEYTELAVRALHSAYGLDDEAAA from the coding sequence ATGGCCCGACTGGTCATGAAATTTGGTGGTACCTCTGTTGCTGATCTGGATCGGATCCGTAATGTGGCGACCCATGTGAAACGCGAAGTTGAGGCTGGCCATCAGGTTGCGGTGGTTGTGTCGGCTATGGCGGGGACCACAAATCAGCTGGTGACCTGGACCAAAGAGGCGGCCGCCCTGCACGATGCGCGGGAATATGACGCAGTCGTTTCTGCCGGCGAGCAGATCTCTGTCGGGCTTCTGGCAATTACCCTTCAGGAGATGGGGGTGTCAGCGCGCTCCTGGCTCGGGTGGCAGATCCCGATCCTGACAGACGATGCCCATGGCGCGGCGCGGATTGCGGACATTGACGCAGCGAAGCTTGGCGAACGTATCGACCAGGGGCAGGTTGCTGTCATTGCCGGGTTCCAGGGCATTAGCCCAGACGGACGCATTGCGACCCTTGGGCGCGGCGGGTCGGACACGAGTGCTGTCGCAGTGGCAGCGGCGCTTAATGCTGAGCGCTGTGATATCTATACGGATGTGGATGGGGTTTACACAACGGACCCTCGTATTGTGTCGAAAGCGAAGAAGCTCGACAAAATCAGTTATGAAGAGATGCTCGAAATGGCATCGCTTGGCGCCAAGGTTCTCCAGACCCGTTCTGTAGAACTGGCAATGGTGCACAATGTGCGCCTTCAGGTTCGCTCGAGTTTTGATGCACCTGATTCACCTCAAGGAACCGGAAGCGGATCGTCTTATGTTGGTCCGGGGACACTTGTCTGTGGCGAGGAAGAAATCGTGGAACAAGAAGTCGTAAGTGGTATTGCCTATACGAAAGACGAAGCCAAGATCACTTTGATCAAGGTTGCTGACCAGCCTGGTGTTGCAGCGCGTATCTTTGGGCCACTGGCAGACGCCGCCATCAATGTTGATATGATCGTGCAGAACGTTTCAGAAGATGGCGAGCGCACAGACTTGACCTTTACCGTTCCTGTTGCAGATCTGGAGCGGGCTGTTTCGGTTATTGAGGCGGCGTGCGATACGATCGGCTATGAGCAGATCCTAAGTGATACGGATGTTGTGAAAGTATCGGTCATTGGGATCGGCATGCGCTCGCATGCCGGTGTTGCACAAAAAATGTTTCAGACGCTTGCGGACAAGGGCATCAACCTCCAAGTGATTTCCACTTCCGAAATCAAGGTGAGTGTTCTGATCTCAGCGGAATATACGGAGCTAGCCGTGCGGGCTCTCCATTCGGCCTATGGTCTTGACGACGAAGCTGCTGCATAA
- the ubiG gene encoding ubiquinone biosynthesis O-methyltransferase: MIDVAQSPKSSVDTDEIARFSAMAAEWWDPTGKFAPLHKFNPTRLAFVRDRVVNHFGLDSAKTAPFEGLSLLDIGCGGGLLSEPMTRLGASVIGADAGEANIKTASVHAEEQGLNIDYRVTTAEDLAASGAQFDVILNMEVIEHVADRDGFLVSCSQMLKPGGILFCATLNRSLKAFGLAIVGAEYILRWLPRGTHDWNKFITPAELFKSIERTGLEVTEETGVTYNPLSDRWSLSTDMGVNYMMVATKPKPAP, encoded by the coding sequence GTGATTGACGTTGCTCAAAGCCCGAAATCCAGCGTCGATACGGACGAAATCGCCCGTTTTTCTGCTATGGCGGCAGAATGGTGGGACCCGACGGGAAAATTCGCCCCGCTCCACAAATTCAATCCCACGCGCCTTGCTTTCGTAAGAGACCGGGTGGTCAATCACTTTGGGCTGGATTCTGCAAAAACCGCACCATTCGAGGGGCTCTCCTTACTGGACATTGGCTGTGGTGGCGGTCTTTTGAGCGAGCCCATGACCCGCCTTGGTGCCAGCGTGATTGGTGCGGATGCGGGCGAAGCAAACATCAAGACGGCAAGCGTCCATGCAGAAGAACAAGGCCTCAATATTGACTACCGCGTGACCACCGCCGAGGACCTGGCCGCAAGCGGTGCCCAATTTGACGTCATTTTGAATATGGAAGTGATCGAACATGTGGCCGACCGGGACGGGTTCCTCGTCTCCTGCTCACAAATGCTGAAACCTGGCGGCATCCTGTTTTGCGCGACCCTCAATCGGTCTCTGAAGGCTTTTGGACTGGCAATCGTGGGCGCAGAATACATTCTGCGCTGGCTTCCAAGGGGAACTCATGATTGGAACAAATTCATCACCCCTGCCGAGCTTTTCAAAAGCATTGAACGCACAGGTCTCGAAGTTACTGAAGAAACAGGGGTCACCTACAATCCCCTGTCTGACCGTTGGTCACTTTCAACCGACATGGGCGTCAACTATATGATGGTGGCAACCAAACCAAAGCCCGCCCCATGA
- the arpA gene encoding A-factor receptor protein has translation MTDPSIDLEPKNKPRQKRAIETYERVLDVAARLLEDEGVERISTNLIAEKADVTPPTLYRYFPNKYAVLRALGDRLMQEQNEVFERFLTDAGDSIEAQIDGTYENLMETLRVTEQHPGGLSIMRALRAVPTLQQVRLASHHQVTDEWVEHLSTLLPNIPKPELWIKARLTVDIGYAAIEMAMEEQELASETVLREATTAITAYWQQIISSSK, from the coding sequence ATGACCGACCCATCGATCGATCTGGAACCAAAGAACAAGCCGCGGCAGAAACGCGCCATAGAAACCTATGAGCGGGTGCTGGACGTCGCCGCACGCCTGCTGGAGGACGAAGGCGTGGAGCGCATCTCCACCAACCTGATCGCCGAAAAGGCCGACGTCACGCCGCCGACCCTCTATCGCTACTTCCCAAACAAATATGCGGTTCTACGTGCCCTCGGCGACCGGCTCATGCAGGAGCAAAACGAGGTCTTCGAGAGATTCCTGACAGACGCAGGCGACAGTATTGAAGCCCAAATTGACGGCACCTACGAAAACCTGATGGAGACGCTCCGGGTGACCGAACAACACCCCGGTGGCCTTTCCATCATGCGCGCCCTTCGCGCCGTCCCAACCCTGCAGCAGGTACGCCTGGCGTCTCACCATCAGGTGACCGACGAATGGGTCGAACATCTAAGCACGCTCCTGCCTAACATCCCGAAACCTGAGCTATGGATTAAAGCCCGTCTGACCGTGGATATTGGCTATGCCGCCATCGAGATGGCGATGGAGGAACAGGAGCTCGCGTCCGAAACGGTGCTTAGAGAAGCCACAACGGCGATCACCGCTTATTGGCAGCAAATCATCTCCAGCTCCAAATAA
- a CDS encoding cytochrome c5 gives MKPVILGAKALLLATALGLAACGEEPQTAEERAAIIAAAETRVPADPVLAEKYERACQACHADPDNGAPLSGDVRAWTPRVDARGPEGLLQSTLNGFEGMPPLGACPDCGMDDFENLIAFLASDDTGEEK, from the coding sequence ATGAAACCGGTCATCTTGGGCGCAAAGGCGCTGCTGCTCGCAACCGCTTTGGGCCTTGCCGCCTGTGGTGAAGAGCCTCAAACCGCTGAAGAACGGGCAGCAATCATTGCTGCCGCAGAAACACGAGTTCCAGCCGACCCTGTCCTTGCAGAAAAATATGAGCGCGCGTGTCAGGCCTGCCATGCAGACCCAGACAATGGCGCGCCTCTCTCCGGTGATGTACGCGCGTGGACGCCGCGGGTGGACGCACGGGGCCCAGAGGGACTTCTGCAAAGCACCCTCAACGGCTTTGAAGGCATGCCGCCTCTTGGCGCCTGCCCCGATTGCGGCATGGATGATTTTGAAAACCTGATTGCCTTTCTGGCCAGCGATGACACCGGAGAAGAGAAATGA
- a CDS encoding L-gulono-1,4-lactone dehydrogenase, whose protein sequence is MSLSRREMMMQGAAVAALATGKPFSAFAETPAKAAGQRIKWQNWSGGQSCLPEARLAPANAAEVAEIIATSPKPIRPVGTGHSFTALVPTDGTIMSLDRLSGVLETNDETMEATVGAGSKLGDLGAPLEEQGQALINMPDINRQTLAGSISTSTHGTGENFGSLSSYVTGLELVTAAGNTVWCDKDQQADLFQAARVSLGSLGIMTKIRLQNRTPHRINKRTWVVPFDEMMEQADIFAAENRNFEFYYIPFSSMCMGISHNETDEPLAPSIAEDDDGVMTLKALADYLSWSPSLREYFIRSALEDLPDETFTDTSWKVYPSDRNVRFNEMEYHLPRENALAALKEIRTLVEGENIDLFFPWEFRYVKSDDIWLSPFQGRESCSIAIHRYYEEDYKPLFSAVEPILQKHGGRPHWGKLHTLNAPDFAALYPNWDDFLAVREAMDPDGTFLNDHLREVFGIA, encoded by the coding sequence ATGAGCCTCAGTCGACGTGAGATGATGATGCAGGGGGCTGCGGTCGCGGCACTCGCAACTGGGAAGCCTTTCTCTGCTTTCGCAGAAACACCCGCCAAAGCAGCAGGGCAGCGGATCAAGTGGCAAAACTGGTCAGGCGGTCAAAGCTGCCTGCCAGAAGCAAGGCTCGCTCCAGCCAACGCCGCTGAAGTCGCTGAGATCATTGCCACCAGTCCAAAGCCCATACGACCCGTTGGCACCGGTCATTCCTTCACAGCCCTCGTCCCGACAGATGGCACCATCATGTCCCTCGATCGCTTGAGCGGTGTCTTGGAGACGAATGACGAGACCATGGAAGCAACAGTGGGTGCGGGAAGCAAACTGGGCGACCTTGGCGCCCCCCTTGAAGAACAGGGCCAGGCACTCATCAACATGCCCGACATTAATCGCCAGACATTGGCGGGCTCTATTTCAACATCGACCCATGGCACCGGCGAGAACTTCGGCTCACTCTCAAGCTATGTGACAGGCCTTGAACTCGTGACCGCCGCAGGCAACACCGTCTGGTGCGACAAAGACCAACAGGCCGACCTCTTTCAGGCGGCGCGCGTTTCTCTCGGGTCGCTTGGTATCATGACCAAAATCCGCCTGCAGAACCGGACGCCCCACCGCATCAACAAACGCACCTGGGTTGTGCCGTTTGATGAGATGATGGAACAGGCAGATATTTTTGCGGCAGAGAACAGGAACTTCGAGTTCTATTACATCCCCTTCTCATCCATGTGCATGGGGATCAGCCATAACGAGACAGATGAGCCTTTGGCACCGTCGATTGCCGAGGATGATGACGGAGTCATGACCTTAAAGGCCCTGGCGGACTATCTCAGCTGGTCGCCCTCGCTTCGGGAATATTTCATCCGCTCTGCCCTTGAAGACCTGCCGGACGAAACTTTTACCGACACGTCCTGGAAAGTCTATCCAAGTGACCGGAATGTCCGCTTCAACGAGATGGAATACCACCTGCCCCGGGAAAATGCCCTCGCTGCCTTGAAGGAGATCCGTACCCTGGTCGAGGGCGAGAATATTGATCTCTTCTTCCCCTGGGAATTTCGATATGTGAAGTCCGACGATATCTGGCTCTCGCCCTTCCAGGGTCGGGAGAGCTGCTCTATCGCGATCCACCGCTATTACGAAGAAGACTACAAGCCGCTCTTCTCCGCGGTTGAGCCAATCCTGCAAAAGCATGGCGGTCGTCCTCATTGGGGCAAACTGCACACGCTCAATGCACCCGACTTCGCCGCGCTCTATCCAAACTGGGATGACTTCTTGGCGGTTCGTGAAGCAATGGACCCAGACGGAACGTTCCTGAATGACCATTTGAGGGAGGTATTCGGCATTGCGTGA